In Devosia beringensis, a single window of DNA contains:
- a CDS encoding phage portal protein, which translates to MRLLDLFHRAEPAAALPAVDMQSVQIGQVSAFYDLDDPRLLEFMRSGGMTESGVTVSVKTALKNPTVLRCVSLVSFAIGYLPLHLRVKATKEKATDHPLFRLLHRKPNPWQTSFEFRVLMQQRALTHGSAYARIVWTRDVVRRQRVPQAMIPLDPERVAPRQRSDWQIEYVWTRPDGTQTVLAPDEVFHLRYGMSVDGITGLSLVKQSAEAIGLAIQTDKAAARLFRNGMIVGGVLAVKDKLSPEAYERLKAQMDEREGADRAHKWIVAEQGLEAKPFTANGRDSQRIETSKHQIEEIARPFGVPRPLLGVDDTSWGSGIDVLGQFFVRYGLNPWFTAWEQAIERSLLTDDEVDEYEAKFNEGALLRGSMKDQADFFSKALGAGGHQPWMDYEEVRETMDLPEREVAPNPMTSAKSAPTQENSDAV; encoded by the coding sequence ATGAGACTTCTTGATCTATTCCACCGCGCCGAACCGGCAGCAGCGCTCCCGGCCGTGGATATGCAAAGCGTCCAAATTGGGCAGGTATCGGCATTTTACGACTTGGACGACCCGCGTTTGCTTGAGTTTATGCGCTCTGGCGGCATGACTGAAAGCGGCGTGACCGTCAGCGTCAAGACTGCCTTGAAGAACCCGACCGTGCTGCGCTGCGTTTCGCTGGTTTCGTTCGCGATCGGCTATCTGCCGCTTCACCTGCGGGTCAAAGCGACAAAGGAAAAGGCCACCGACCATCCGTTGTTTCGGCTTCTGCATCGGAAGCCCAATCCCTGGCAGACATCGTTCGAATTCCGAGTGCTGATGCAGCAGCGGGCTCTGACCCACGGCAGCGCATACGCACGAATTGTCTGGACGCGCGACGTGGTGCGTCGGCAGCGTGTGCCACAGGCGATGATCCCGCTGGATCCTGAGCGCGTCGCGCCGCGGCAACGGTCGGACTGGCAGATCGAGTATGTCTGGACCCGGCCCGATGGGACGCAGACGGTTCTGGCGCCGGACGAGGTGTTTCATCTGCGCTACGGCATGTCGGTCGATGGGATCACCGGCCTTTCGCTGGTGAAGCAGTCCGCAGAGGCAATCGGCCTCGCAATTCAGACCGATAAGGCGGCCGCCCGGTTGTTTCGCAATGGAATGATCGTCGGCGGCGTGCTCGCCGTGAAGGACAAGCTCTCGCCCGAGGCCTATGAGCGCCTGAAGGCGCAGATGGACGAGCGCGAGGGCGCCGACCGGGCGCACAAGTGGATCGTCGCGGAGCAGGGGCTCGAAGCCAAGCCATTCACGGCCAATGGCCGGGACAGTCAGCGCATCGAAACCTCCAAGCACCAGATCGAGGAAATTGCCCGTCCATTCGGTGTGCCGCGGCCACTTCTGGGCGTGGATGACACCTCCTGGGGCTCTGGTATCGATGTTCTTGGGCAGTTCTTCGTCCGGTATGGCTTGAATCCATGGTTCACGGCCTGGGAGCAGGCGATCGAACGCTCTCTCCTAACCGATGACGAAGTCGACGAATATGAGGCCAAATTCAACGAGGGCGCTCTGTTGCGCGGCTCGATGAAGGACCAGGCCGACTTCTTCAGCAAGGCGCTTGGCGCCGGTGGGCATCAGCCTTGGATGGACTACGAAGAGGTCCGCGAGACGATGGACCTTCCAGAGCGCGAAGTCGCCCCGAACCCAATGACAAGCGCGAAGTCAGCGCCGACCCAGGAGAATTCTGATGCGGTTTAA
- a CDS encoding helix-turn-helix domain-containing protein codes for MSGPRYSIFPADCLTDPRFKDVHLRVLAQIGTHTDNKGWCTVNQRKLGEACGKTRETINRAIRDLCEMGYLSKRDQLTKAQGRTISQYRVLMDRPDEPPDVADPVTPASQGVVTPEHHSPCDVATSQHNDLSSNDHPSLRSDSGARVCDDDLWDEYPHRPMDNRLAGTKAMAALSDAETHRLLIATKRMHQWHIEDSEARGVDPKAQLEFRMGMGRWIASGAWVDALTVPLKSDPVPPAANGLVVLASDHPDFIAVQRLRGKPVMVGNSGKATFRIEEIEQARQGISPLCKSNNQLKRA; via the coding sequence ATGAGCGGACCCCGCTACAGCATATTTCCGGCCGACTGCTTGACCGATCCGCGGTTCAAGGATGTGCACCTGCGCGTCCTGGCCCAGATCGGCACGCACACCGACAATAAGGGCTGGTGCACGGTCAATCAGCGCAAGCTTGGAGAGGCATGCGGCAAGACCCGCGAGACCATCAATCGGGCCATTCGTGACCTGTGTGAGATGGGTTATTTGAGCAAGCGCGATCAGCTCACGAAGGCCCAGGGCCGCACTATCAGCCAGTACCGGGTGTTGATGGATCGTCCCGACGAACCACCAGATGTAGCTGACCCTGTGACGCCAGCATCACAGGGGGTTGTGACGCCTGAACATCACAGCCCCTGTGACGTAGCTACGTCACAACATAACGACCTTTCTTCCAACGACCATCCTTCGCTTCGCTCGGATTCGGGAGCGCGGGTTTGCGATGATGATCTTTGGGACGAGTACCCCCACAGGCCAATGGATAACCGTCTGGCAGGGACCAAGGCCATGGCAGCGCTGAGCGATGCGGAGACGCATCGGCTCTTGATCGCCACCAAGCGCATGCACCAGTGGCACATCGAGGACAGCGAAGCCCGCGGTGTTGATCCGAAAGCCCAGCTGGAATTCAGGATGGGCATGGGCCGTTGGATTGCATCAGGCGCCTGGGTCGATGCGCTGACCGTGCCACTCAAGTCCGACCCCGTGCCGCCGGCAGCTAATGGCCTGGTCGTGCTGGCCTCGGATCACCCCGACTTCATCGCCGTCCAGCGGCTTCGCGGCAAGCCCGTGATGGTTGGCAACAGCGGCAAGGCAACATTCCGCATTGAAGAAATCGAGCAGGCGAGGCAGGGAATTAGCCCGCTTTGCAAGTCAAACAATCAACTGAAGAGGGCATAG
- a CDS encoding helix-turn-helix domain-containing protein, with protein sequence MSQALATITMHSSFIPLMAVQQSSHGQGYAMPAKRLETAADVLANSRAVYLRMRAPAAPVPRLAPPADGSNDVAPNASTEPLVALTERYYGCPLNMLSEPSWRFLVALAAVKGGVKSRDIIGPERFKEIAAARHYAVYLIAAHTALSLPAIGRVIGGRDHSTVNNSLKKFPKLQRPMTGKFLPKNVRRMRAADASKAGSAA encoded by the coding sequence ATGAGCCAGGCTCTTGCCACCATCACCATGCACAGCTCGTTTATCCCGCTCATGGCAGTGCAGCAGAGCTCGCACGGGCAGGGCTATGCCATGCCCGCCAAGCGGCTGGAGACGGCTGCGGACGTGCTCGCCAATAGCCGGGCGGTCTATCTGCGCATGCGTGCCCCGGCCGCCCCAGTACCTCGCCTGGCGCCGCCGGCGGATGGGTCCAACGATGTGGCGCCGAATGCCTCAACAGAGCCCTTAGTGGCTCTAACTGAGCGGTATTACGGCTGCCCGCTCAATATGCTGTCGGAGCCCTCCTGGCGGTTCCTTGTTGCCCTGGCTGCGGTTAAAGGCGGCGTTAAGTCGCGCGACATCATCGGGCCCGAGCGCTTCAAGGAAATCGCAGCGGCCCGGCACTACGCCGTCTATCTGATCGCCGCGCATACAGCCCTAAGCCTCCCTGCCATTGGCCGGGTCATCGGTGGCCGAGATCATTCCACGGTCAACAATTCCCTTAAGAAGTTCCCAAAGCTTCAGAGGCCAATGACGGGCAAGTTTCTGCCCAAAAATGTCAGGCGCATGCGTGCCGCCGACGCCTCCAAAGCCGGGAGCGCCGCGTGA
- a CDS encoding type 1 periplasmic-binding domain-containing protein: MFRLAILLVGLSTVAVNAAPKFVVILNGPQTSDYWSQVSNGATDAAEAGDISLVLVTPKFADQWDVINAAVENAIADGFPFVAPYSPSLAAALQKADDAELPYLAYGRTPEGRPQSIVTAEGTQFDLALGRGLCEIPEIGDVLLVEDGKDRPQLPDCRVIHSMQHDGSTSLATAVSHALSLHAGSNTIVASGESAASNLLSSQGMSEFKLFLRDVSADAIAGHPNVFIAREDPFQLGHELVRSLQMTTTGEENYFETPLSAVLVDGNDIVQVNTCPTDGCGRPPPELPGCTYIDGKLWCIGP, translated from the coding sequence ATGTTCCGCCTTGCTATCCTTTTAGTCGGCCTTTCGACCGTAGCGGTGAATGCTGCACCAAAGTTTGTAGTAATTCTCAACGGGCCCCAGACCTCGGATTATTGGTCTCAGGTCAGCAACGGCGCTACTGATGCCGCTGAGGCGGGTGATATCAGTTTAGTTCTCGTCACACCTAAGTTTGCCGACCAATGGGATGTGATTAACGCGGCCGTTGAAAACGCGATCGCGGACGGCTTTCCATTCGTCGCACCTTATTCTCCCAGTTTGGCGGCCGCTCTCCAAAAAGCCGACGATGCAGAGTTACCCTATCTGGCTTACGGCAGAACGCCCGAAGGGCGCCCCCAATCTATCGTTACCGCGGAAGGGACACAGTTCGACCTCGCGCTCGGCAGGGGCCTTTGTGAGATTCCAGAGATCGGCGATGTCTTGCTAGTTGAAGACGGAAAAGACCGCCCTCAGCTGCCCGATTGTCGGGTCATCCATTCCATGCAGCATGACGGGTCCACGTCATTGGCTACTGCCGTCTCGCACGCGCTATCTTTGCATGCTGGAAGCAACACGATTGTTGCCTCTGGAGAATCTGCGGCGTCCAACCTTCTTTCGTCTCAAGGCATGTCGGAATTCAAACTATTCTTAAGAGACGTATCTGCTGATGCAATCGCCGGTCACCCGAACGTCTTTATTGCCCGGGAGGACCCTTTCCAGTTGGGACATGAACTAGTGCGTAGCCTGCAAATGACAACGACGGGGGAAGAAAACTACTTCGAGACCCCGCTGAGCGCCGTACTGGTCGACGGCAATGATATTGTCCAAGTTAATACGTGCCCAACCGATGGATGCGGCCGGCCGCCGCCGGAGCTGCCAGGTTGCACGTACATCGACGGAAAATTATGGTGCATTGGCCCGTAA
- a CDS encoding head maturation protease, ClpP-related: MRFNPRVFAKARPGALPLPAHRDVSAFTKPQVFEKWSDEAAGLRPNAVEQGDNVITMFDVIGEDYWSGGGITAKKVAAQLRAIGTRPVEVQINSPGGDMFEGIAVYNVLREHPQPVTIKVMGMAASAASVIAMAGDTIEIGAASFIMIHNCWVLAMGNRHDMRETAEFLEPFDQAMVDVYAQRTGGDAKKIAEWMDDETFMSGSMAIERGFADALLDADAVKVDEKAKAQDREINDLRAMELQLVSAGSTRTDARARINKIKGTPGAALDDATPGAGADWSGLTDLLATLQS; this comes from the coding sequence ATGCGGTTTAATCCTCGCGTTTTCGCCAAGGCTCGTCCCGGCGCGCTGCCCCTGCCCGCTCATCGTGATGTCTCGGCTTTCACCAAGCCGCAGGTATTCGAGAAGTGGTCGGACGAAGCGGCGGGGCTGCGGCCCAACGCTGTGGAGCAGGGCGACAACGTCATCACCATGTTCGACGTCATCGGTGAAGATTACTGGTCTGGCGGCGGCATCACAGCGAAAAAGGTTGCTGCTCAGCTGCGCGCGATCGGCACCCGTCCGGTCGAAGTGCAGATCAATTCGCCAGGCGGCGACATGTTCGAGGGCATCGCCGTCTACAACGTTTTGCGTGAGCATCCCCAGCCCGTGACGATCAAGGTCATGGGCATGGCGGCCTCGGCCGCTTCAGTGATTGCGATGGCCGGCGACACGATCGAAATCGGCGCCGCGTCCTTCATCATGATCCACAACTGCTGGGTACTCGCGATGGGAAACCGGCATGACATGCGCGAAACGGCCGAGTTCCTCGAGCCATTCGACCAGGCGATGGTCGATGTCTATGCGCAGCGCACCGGTGGCGATGCCAAGAAGATCGCCGAGTGGATGGACGACGAGACCTTCATGTCCGGATCGATGGCCATCGAGCGCGGCTTTGCCGACGCTCTGCTCGATGCCGACGCGGTGAAGGTCGATGAGAAGGCCAAGGCGCAGGATCGCGAGATCAATGATCTTCGCGCAATGGAGCTTCAACTGGTTTCTGCGGGCAGCACGCGCACCGATGCGCGGGCCCGCATCAACAAAATCAAGGGCACGCCAGGCGCTGCCCTCGATGATGCCACGCCGGGCGCTGGCGCCGACTGGTCGGGACTTACCGACCTCCTTGCAACGCTTCAGTCCTAG
- a CDS encoding terminase large subunit translates to MPEWTTACPDWEKRIVAQRSLIPFRPLFPAEAEYALGVFKALKVVDLPGQPTFGEVSDQWVFDFVAAIFGAYDAETGKQLVTEFFLLISKKNTKSTIAAAIMLTALIVNWRHNEELLILAPTIEVAQNSYKPAAAMVRADPELDANAGEGGFLTVQDHIRTIKHLGNDAVLKVVAADTDTVSGKKSGRILIDELWVFGKRAGADAMLREATGGLVSRPEGFVISLSTQSNDPPAGVFKAKLDYARQVRDGQIVNRKFLPVLYEFPDAMVEAKAYEDPANFYVTNPNLGRSVSQEWLEEEMIKELSGDKTTLATFLAKHLNVEIGMNLRSNRWAGADHWAAAEDAELAALPHYEALDRLLERSEVVVVGIDGGGLDDLFGLNILGREPGEIEVRIEIDGVPVVRKMKRWLAWSHAWCHSSVLKRRPKIVTTLQKIQSADELTILEDPLGDVATIIEHISRIKSMGLLGGVAVDASGLGEMEDALDEIEVTQEAGLLVAAPQGGWMMSSIKGAERRLASGLLKHAGGPLMNWCVPNLKIEPTATGIRATKQTAGDAKIDPAMALFNSVTLMSRNPVAQGRSVYEDRGLLTL, encoded by the coding sequence ATGCCGGAATGGACGACCGCATGCCCAGATTGGGAGAAGCGGATCGTCGCGCAGCGGTCATTGATCCCGTTTCGGCCGCTGTTTCCGGCCGAAGCTGAGTATGCCCTGGGCGTGTTCAAGGCTCTGAAGGTGGTCGATCTGCCGGGCCAGCCGACATTCGGCGAGGTCAGCGACCAGTGGGTGTTCGACTTTGTGGCCGCCATCTTCGGCGCCTATGATGCCGAGACCGGCAAGCAGCTGGTGACCGAGTTCTTCCTGCTGATCAGCAAGAAGAACACGAAATCTACGATCGCCGCGGCGATCATGCTGACGGCGCTGATCGTGAACTGGCGCCACAACGAAGAATTGCTGATCCTGGCACCGACGATCGAGGTCGCGCAGAACAGCTACAAGCCGGCGGCCGCCATGGTGCGCGCCGATCCGGAGCTCGACGCCAATGCGGGCGAGGGCGGGTTTCTCACGGTTCAGGATCATATCCGGACCATCAAGCACCTCGGCAATGACGCGGTGCTCAAAGTCGTGGCGGCCGATACCGACACCGTGTCGGGCAAGAAGTCGGGCCGCATCCTGATCGATGAGCTTTGGGTGTTCGGCAAGCGGGCAGGGGCTGACGCCATGCTGCGCGAGGCCACTGGTGGTCTAGTCTCTCGGCCGGAAGGCTTCGTGATCTCGCTCTCGACGCAGAGCAATGATCCGCCGGCCGGGGTTTTCAAGGCGAAATTGGACTATGCCCGCCAGGTGCGGGACGGCCAGATCGTCAACCGCAAGTTTCTGCCGGTGCTCTATGAGTTCCCGGACGCCATGGTCGAGGCGAAAGCCTACGAGGATCCGGCCAATTTCTATGTGACCAACCCAAATTTGGGTCGGTCAGTCAGCCAGGAATGGCTCGAAGAGGAGATGATCAAGGAGCTTTCGGGCGACAAGACCACGCTAGCGACCTTCCTGGCGAAGCATCTGAACGTCGAGATCGGCATGAACCTGCGGTCTAACCGCTGGGCTGGTGCTGATCACTGGGCAGCTGCAGAGGATGCCGAGCTCGCCGCACTCCCCCACTATGAGGCTCTCGACCGTTTGCTCGAGCGCAGCGAAGTGGTGGTCGTCGGGATCGACGGAGGCGGCTTGGATGATCTGTTCGGCCTGAACATCCTGGGCAGGGAGCCAGGCGAGATCGAAGTTCGTATCGAGATTGATGGCGTTCCGGTCGTTCGCAAAATGAAACGTTGGCTCGCCTGGTCGCACGCGTGGTGCCACTCGAGTGTTCTGAAACGGCGACCAAAGATCGTCACGACCCTGCAGAAAATTCAGTCCGCGGACGAATTGACGATCCTGGAAGATCCTCTTGGCGACGTGGCGACCATCATCGAGCACATCAGCCGCATCAAAAGCATGGGGCTCCTGGGCGGGGTGGCGGTCGACGCCTCCGGCCTGGGCGAAATGGAAGATGCCCTCGATGAAATCGAGGTCACCCAAGAGGCCGGTCTGCTCGTGGCGGCGCCGCAGGGCGGCTGGATGATGAGCAGCATCAAGGGCGCAGAGCGCCGGCTGGCGTCGGGGCTGCTCAAGCATGCCGGCGGCCCGCTGATGAACTGGTGCGTGCCGAACCTTAAGATTGAGCCTACGGCAACTGGCATCCGGGCCACGAAGCAGACGGCCGGCGACGCCAAGATCGATCCGGCGATGGCCTTATTCAACTCGGTCACCCTGATGAGCCGTAACCCGGTCGCCCAGGGTCGATCAGTCTACGAAGACCGCGGCCTTTTGACCCTGTGA
- a CDS encoding class I SAM-dependent methyltransferase, whose translation MTVTASNYVRADNDLYQTEPWATEVLLRHFPLAGLQVWEPAAGNHLMADVLRHHGAVVKTSDIVTYDREHNAIRDFLNAPYTGPAFDAIITNPPYGKGNRDAVRFAELALDRCDGLVALLLTAKFDFGKTRRHLFQDNPRFMAKIALLDRISWAGNGETGTEDHAWYVWGPKALQATPRMLWGAKILPASPSPHEHRRDV comes from the coding sequence TTGACCGTCACTGCCTCAAATTATGTCCGCGCGGACAATGACCTGTACCAAACCGAGCCCTGGGCGACTGAAGTGCTGTTGCGGCATTTCCCGCTGGCCGGGCTGCAAGTATGGGAGCCAGCAGCGGGAAATCACCTGATGGCTGACGTCCTGCGCCATCACGGTGCCGTCGTAAAGACCAGCGACATCGTCACCTATGACCGCGAGCACAACGCAATTCGGGACTTCCTGAACGCGCCTTACACTGGTCCAGCCTTCGACGCCATCATCACCAACCCGCCATATGGGAAAGGCAACCGTGACGCGGTGCGCTTCGCCGAACTGGCGCTTGATCGCTGCGACGGCCTGGTCGCGTTGCTGCTGACCGCCAAGTTCGATTTCGGCAAGACGCGCCGCCACCTGTTCCAAGACAATCCCCGGTTCATGGCGAAAATCGCTTTGCTCGACCGCATCAGCTGGGCCGGCAATGGAGAGACGGGCACGGAAGATCATGCCTGGTACGTCTGGGGTCCAAAAGCCCTTCAGGCCACGCCGCGCATGCTATGGGGCGCCAAAATCCTGCCAGCCAGCCCATCCCCGCACGAACACAGGAGGGACGTATGA
- a CDS encoding HNH endonuclease: MPNLKVLKPRLSKLAPRLSTARAIRDTRYSPDATVRGWYHSARWQKLRLQVLERDLYTCRHTGQILAGKAPALNSAVVHHKVPHKGDERLFWDINNLEAVSKEWHDSEAQRTEKQAY, translated from the coding sequence ATGCCCAACCTGAAGGTACTCAAGCCTAGGCTAAGCAAGTTGGCGCCGCGCCTCTCCACAGCTAGGGCAATACGAGACACCCGCTACAGCCCAGATGCCACGGTGCGTGGCTGGTATCACTCGGCCAGGTGGCAGAAGCTCAGGCTGCAGGTGTTAGAGCGTGATCTCTACACCTGCCGGCACACTGGTCAGATACTCGCTGGCAAGGCCCCAGCGCTCAACAGCGCTGTGGTGCACCACAAGGTGCCACACAAGGGCGATGAGCGGCTGTTTTGGGACATCAACAACCTCGAAGCCGTATCGAAGGAATGGCACGATAGCGAGGCGCAGCGGACAGAGAAGCAAGCCTATTGA
- a CDS encoding head-tail connector protein, with protein MIAPILVTPPEILPVSLEEAKLHLRVEDNDEDTLINALLRAAVSHLDGWTGVLGRCLVEQTWRLDFDTFGRCMRLPLWPIIEIESITWRNEAGQVATIGDSNYALRSDERGAYVYWDRAYGSPSGLYESAAVSVQVKAGYSTTPAVEADPEAEPPVEAVPAVSTVPAALKVAILLLVGTWFDNREATVSGNSSELPFAVNALIAPFRRISI; from the coding sequence ATGATCGCGCCCATTCTCGTCACACCTCCGGAAATACTGCCGGTCTCGCTCGAGGAAGCCAAGCTGCATCTCCGCGTCGAGGACAATGATGAAGACACGCTGATCAATGCGCTGCTGCGGGCGGCAGTCTCGCATCTAGATGGCTGGACCGGCGTTCTTGGGCGCTGCCTTGTCGAACAGACGTGGCGGCTGGATTTCGACACCTTCGGCCGCTGCATGCGGCTTCCGCTCTGGCCGATCATAGAGATCGAATCCATCACTTGGCGGAACGAAGCCGGGCAGGTGGCCACGATCGGCGACAGCAACTATGCCCTGCGCTCTGACGAGCGCGGCGCCTATGTCTATTGGGACCGGGCGTATGGGTCCCCGTCTGGGCTCTATGAGAGCGCGGCGGTTTCGGTCCAGGTGAAAGCCGGATACTCGACCACGCCGGCCGTTGAGGCCGATCCAGAGGCAGAGCCGCCGGTTGAAGCCGTCCCAGCAGTTAGCACTGTTCCCGCAGCACTCAAGGTCGCCATTCTGCTGCTGGTGGGCACCTGGTTCGACAACCGCGAGGCCACCGTCTCCGGCAACTCCTCAGAACTACCCTTTGCCGTCAATGCGCTCATTGCGCCTTTCAGAAGGATATCTATCTGA
- a CDS encoding phage major capsid protein, with protein sequence MKHFSPPALLARSTALVTPRAIASLQIRADATDPKALIDALNRSFEEFKAAHDQKLKAKVDDVVLNEKIDKINLSVGDFQKAIDDLNAKLAAAELGAGTAQVRDPGYTKAFAAHVRKGELRDHDLQASLNKGAASEGGYTAPIEWDRTITDRLVILSAMRQIASIQTIGGAGFSKLFNNRGTGSGWVGETAARPETTTPTLGTLNYALGEIYANPSVTQGLLDDSEVDIEAWLADNVETEFAYQEGIAFVSGNGTNKPNGFLTYATGAANAAAHPWGAITATTVVGTTAVTSDELLALTYSLPQAYSDAARWVLNRLSLGKIRALKDGQGNYLWQPSYQAGEPATLLNFPVTEMAAMPNMTTGALPIAFGDFKRGYLIIDRVGVRVLRDPFTNKPYVMFYTTKRVGGGLLNPDTIKVLKMA encoded by the coding sequence ATGAAGCATTTCTCACCGCCCGCGCTCCTCGCGCGGTCGACGGCGCTCGTCACCCCGCGCGCCATCGCATCTCTCCAGATTCGTGCCGATGCCACCGACCCCAAGGCTCTCATCGACGCCTTGAACCGTTCGTTCGAAGAATTCAAGGCCGCCCACGACCAGAAGCTCAAGGCAAAGGTCGATGACGTCGTGCTCAATGAGAAGATCGACAAGATCAATCTCAGCGTCGGCGACTTCCAGAAGGCGATCGATGATTTGAACGCCAAACTGGCTGCTGCCGAACTCGGCGCCGGCACCGCGCAGGTCCGAGACCCGGGCTATACCAAGGCCTTCGCCGCGCATGTCCGCAAGGGCGAACTGCGCGACCACGACCTGCAGGCGTCCCTCAATAAGGGCGCTGCATCGGAAGGCGGCTATACCGCCCCGATCGAATGGGATCGCACCATCACCGACCGGCTTGTTATCCTCTCTGCCATGCGGCAGATCGCTTCCATCCAGACCATTGGCGGCGCCGGCTTTTCGAAGCTGTTCAACAACCGCGGCACTGGCTCTGGCTGGGTCGGTGAGACCGCCGCTCGCCCAGAGACCACCACGCCGACGCTTGGCACGCTCAACTATGCCCTGGGCGAAATCTACGCCAATCCTTCGGTCACCCAGGGTCTGCTCGATGACTCCGAAGTCGATATCGAGGCCTGGCTGGCCGACAATGTCGAAACCGAGTTCGCGTACCAGGAAGGCATCGCCTTTGTGTCCGGCAACGGCACGAACAAGCCCAACGGCTTCCTGACTTATGCGACCGGCGCCGCCAATGCCGCGGCCCATCCGTGGGGCGCAATCACAGCCACTACCGTGGTCGGCACTACCGCTGTCACGTCGGACGAGCTTCTGGCGCTGACCTATTCCCTGCCGCAGGCTTACAGCGACGCCGCTCGCTGGGTGCTCAACCGTCTGTCCCTGGGCAAGATCCGGGCGCTCAAGGATGGCCAGGGCAACTATCTGTGGCAGCCCTCGTATCAGGCCGGCGAGCCTGCCACGCTGCTCAATTTTCCCGTGACCGAGATGGCGGCGATGCCGAACATGACGACCGGCGCTCTGCCGATCGCTTTCGGCGACTTCAAACGCGGGTATCTGATCATCGACCGCGTCGGCGTTCGTGTCCTCCGTGACCCGTTCACCAACAAGCCCTACGTAATGTTCTACACCACGAAGCGCGTCGGCGGCGGCCTGCTGAACCCGGACACCATCAAGGTTCTGAAGATGGCGTAA